A part of Doryrhamphus excisus isolate RoL2022-K1 chromosome 8, RoL_Dexc_1.0, whole genome shotgun sequence genomic DNA contains:
- the LOC131135105 gene encoding SPRY domain-containing SOCS box protein 4-like has translation MGQKISVSIKSVDVHGEPPYQPVQRELRGPDFCRPPRLDLLLDMPLASPETQLCHAWNPDDRSLNVFVKEDDKLTFHRHPVAQSTDCIRGKAGYTRGLHVWRIHWPARQRGTHAVVGVATTEAPLHSVGYTALVGSDSESWGWDLGRNRLYHDGKTQAAPSTAPTYPCFLEPDESFVLPDSLTVILDMDEGTLSFMVDGQYLGVAFRGLKGKRLYPIVSAVWGHCEVTIRYINGLDPEPLPLMDLCRRVARLALGRERIHHIETLPLPQTLKKYLQYQ, from the exons ATGGGCCAAAAGATCTCTGTGAGCATCAAGTCGGTGGACGTACACGGCGAGCCCCCCTACCAACCAGTGCAACGAGAACTACGAGGCCCGGATTTCTGCCGGCCACCAAGATTGGACTTACTGCTGGACATGCCTCTGGCCAGTCCCGAGACTCAGCTCTGCCACGCCTGGAACCCCGATGACCGGTCCCTCAACGTTTTCGTCAAAGAGGACGACAAGCTGACCTTCCACAGGCACCCAGTGGCGCAGAGCACGGACTGTATCCGAGGAAAAGCAGGCTACACCAGGGGCCTCCACGTTTGGAGGATTCATTGGCCAGCCAGACAGAGGGGCACCCACgccgtggtgggcgtggccaccaCCGAAGCCCCGTTACACTCGGTGGGCTACACTGCTTTAGTAGGCTCGGATTCAGAATCCTGGGGCTGGGACCTAGGTCGGAACAGACTATACCATGACGGAAAGACTCAAGCGGCACCTTCGACGGCACCCACGTACCCGTGTTTCCTGGAACCAGATGAGTCCTTCGTGCTCCCGGACTCCCTGACCGTAATACTTGATATGGATGAGGGAACGCTGAGCTTCATGGTTGATGGACAGTATCTGGGAGTGGCGTTCCGGGGTTTAAAAGGCAAGCGGCTGTATCCCATCGTCAGTGCTGTGTGGGGACACTGTGAGGTCACCATTCGCTACATCAACGGACTGGATC CGGAGCCCCTCCCCCTCATGGATCTATGTAGAAGAGTGGCTCGACTGGCTCTCGGCCGGGAACGCATCCATCACATCGAAACGCTCCCGCTGCCTCAGACTCTCAAGAAGTACCTCCAGTACCAGTGA